The following nucleotide sequence is from Methanobrevibacter boviskoreani JH1.
AAGTTTTAACCTTAATCTTAAAAGTTTTTAACTAACTACATTAATAAATTTAATTATCAAATCATCTTTCCATCTTTCAATGTCTTCTTAGATTTGATATGGTCTTAATTTTCAATTAAGTTTTGGATATTTTATTAAATTTAATTATTATAGTTTTTATAATGATTATCTTCTTATCCTTAGACTAGCTATTTTAATCCAAGACATATTTCTTATTTGAGATAATCTATTTTAATTTCATAATTAATAAGATATTTCTTTTTTATAAATATTAAAGTTTTATAATTTATTAATTTTCATAATCAATTTCATATCGTTTATATCTTTCTGATTTTCTTTTATTTCCACGCTTATTATATCTTCTCTTTTTTTGAATGGATCTGTTAATCATTTTTATAATAATGGAACATAAAAGGTTTCCTTTCCATTTACAATTATAATGGCTTCTAAATATTTCAAACTCTCTTAGAAGTTTAATCTTTTGGCTGTTGTCTAAATCTGCTCTTTTATATAAACTGATCCAATTAAGTAAAAATGGGTTTAGAATTATTTCTGTATTCTCGAATCCATGTTTATTACATAAGTTTGAACATTTGGCGTAACCTAATAGGGAATCATAGACCAATCTATAACTTATATCTTTTGTAATGGATTTGTCATCATCAGAATCTCTCATATAATAATTATAGATAAATGTATTGTTTAAAAATATTATACCATCGGCTTTAAAATAGGCCTCCATTATGAAATTCAAATCCTCTGCAGAAATCACCTCCGGAAACCTAATATTGTTTGATAAAATTAAATCTGCATCATATATTTTGGTCCAGAATGATGGAAGTGATTTAAGTATGTCAATATTGTCCTCTAATCTTTTAATGTAAATCTCATCAAATACTCCGTCTTCTGTTTCCGGATTCTTAATGGTTCTTCCATAGAATATCCTTCCAAAGATATTCCTCCAAAGACTTCCCATAATCCCTGTAAGTGTGATATTATCCAGAATATCATCATTATATTCACTAAGACTGTCCTTGAATGCTGAGTGGGATTTTTGGACAAGTTCCAGATTAGGGCTTATATAGTTGTCTGCACGGTTTTCTTTTGTCATTAAATTGACATCGGTATAGATACGTTTATATCTTCCATATACAATCTGGGCATTACTGTGGGTGATTTTATTATAAAGTATTCTACATGCATCCCTCTCAAAACTATCATCTGAATCTAAAAACATAATATAAGGTGCTTTGACATGTTTGAGTCCTATGTTCTTTGGTCCATAGGCTCCACCAATATTGCGTTTAAGGTATATGGCCTCAAAACTTTCATATCTTTGACAGTATTCGTCAATTATAATTCTACTGTTGTCGGTAGATTTATCATCGACGATTATAACCTGCAGATTTTTAACACCTATTGTCTGATTTATAATGGAGTCCAGTGCATTTTCCAGTGTTTTATCCCCATTGTAAACAGGTACAATTATACTAATCTTGTATGACATAATCTATCTCATTTATTTTCCTAAATCAATTTTCTTTGTTGTTAAACTTGTCGAATAATAAGTCAATCATATCCTTTACAGTATACCTTTCAGGATAGATATATTTAACATTGAATTCGTCTAAGGCCTGTGCGGTAATAGGTCCAATGGATACTGTGATTATGTTCTCAGATAATGATTTGGATAGTTGGTCCTTGATATTGTCTTCTGCAACTTTAAATAAATTTCTAACAGTTAAAGGACTTGTAAATGTAATCGCATCAATCTCCTTATTTAATATTTTATTGATTAACCCTTTTATTTTACTTTTATCATGGGGTATGGTGGATCTATAACTTTCAGCAAGAATCACATTGGCTCCACGATTTTTAAGCTCTTCGGGAAGTACTTTCCTTGCGGAATAGGTTCTTGGAATGCCAATTTTTAGTCCTTTAATGTCTATATCATTAAAGCTTTCAAGTAATCCCTCGGCGGTATAATCCTTAGGTATAAGGTCTACTCTGAGACCATATTTTTCCGCAACCTCAGCCGTTTTATGGCCGATAACTGCTGTTTTACAATTGTCATTTAATTTTTCATTAAAATCCGGGTAATATTTATATATTGAATCCAGTGATGAGACTGATGTAAATATTAACCAATCCAAATCATCGATCTCTTCCATAAATTTTTTAAGTGATGGTGAATTTAGAAGTTCTAACTCTAATGTAGGTACTATTAGAGCCTCTCCACCATATGACTCTACTAATTTTTTAGCCTCTTTTGATCTGCTTATAGGACGTGTTAAAGCTACTATTTTCTTATTGCTCATAAAATTCCTCATCTGATTTAATCTTAATTATTAAAATATAATCATAATTCTTTTGTATTGATCTTGAATATTATTTTTATATTAAGGTATAACTCTAGTCTTTTATACTAAACTAATTCTGTATTTCATTAAATTTATTTTTTATTAATTACTTAATCATGGACTTTTTTAATACCTATTATGGATTTCAAGGTTTATTTTATTTTTAAAGAGTTTAATGTACAAAAATGTACAGTAAAGATTTAAATATAACATCATTTAAAATATTTAATGTACTAAAAAATACATTATAGTACTTTTTTTAAAAAAATTAAATTTAAGATTATAAAGTATTAGAAGGAGATACCATGGATTATAAAATCGATTTACCTAGTGATGAAGTAGCAAAAAATTGGTATAATATTAATGCAGATTTGCCTGTGGAATTACCTTCACCTAAAAATAGTGAAGGTAAAGATCAAATCGGCACATTACCTGATATATTTGTAGGTGAGTGTCTTAATCAAGAATTCTCTAAAGAAAGATATATTAAGATACCAAAAGAGGTACGTGAATTATATCAAAGATTAGGAAGACCTACACCATTAACTAGAGCAGTAGGTCTTGAGAGAAAATTGAATACTCCTGCAAAAATCTATTATAAAAGGGAAGATACCTCTCCAACGGGAAGTCACAAATTAAATAGTGCAATTGCACAGGCATATTTTGCAAAAAAGGAGGGCATTGAAAAATTAACTACTGAAACTGGTGCAGGTCAATGGGGAACAGCATTATCTCTTGCAGCTTCATTAATGGGTCTGGAGGCTAATGTTTATATGGTGAGAGTTTCCTATGATCAGAAACCCTTTAGAAAAACTATTATGAGAATGTACGATGGAAATGTATTTGCATCACCAAGTAGTAGAACAGAAGTAGGAAGAAAAATCTTAGATGAAATGCCAGATACTCCGGGGTCTTTAGGAATAGCTATTTCAGAAGCAGTTGAAGAGGCATTGGCTGATGACAAAACTAAATATACCTTGGGCAGTGTATTAAATCATGTAGTATTACATCAAACCGTAATTGGTCAAGAAATTGAAAAACAATTGGAAATCGCTGAGGAAGAACCAGACGTTATGATTGGATGTGTTGGTGGAGGAAGTAACTTTGGTGGAGCTATGTTTCCATTTTTAAGAGAAAAAATTAAGGGAAATACTGATTGTGAATTTTTAGCGGTGGAACCTTCTGCATGTCCTACTTTAACAGAAGGTAGATATGATTATGATTTTGGAGATAATGTTGGTTTTACTCCACTTCTAAAGATGTATACATTAGGGCATGATTTTATTGCACCTGCAGTACATGCTGGTGGACTTAGATATCATGGAATGAACTCTCAGGTCTCATTACTTACACATGAAGGTTATATTACTCCTGTAACTGCTCATCAAACAGATGTTTTTGCTGCAGGAAAATTATTTGCTAAATGTGAAGGTGTAATTCCAGCACCTGAAACTGATCATGCGGTTAAAGTAGCAATTGATGAGGCTAAAAAATGTAAAAAAACTGGTGAGGAGAGGACGATTGTAGTTAATTTCTCCGGTCATGGTTTAATGGATTTCAAAGGTTACGAATCCTATTTGGATGGTACAATGAAAAATAGTTAGTTTATTTATAATTATTTCTTACTTTTTATTTTTTTTTTTATTAAATAAGATATTTATAAGTTCTATTTTAATATTTAAGCATTTTTTATAATTATCTTTGCTATTTTATTATAGGTTTAATCATTTTTTCAATTTTTGAATTGTTTTTGGATTTTTTAGGATATTTGAATAAATCCTTTTTATAAGTTTTTTTTAAATCGGGTTTTGGATTTTTTAAGATATTTTAAATACAAGTTTTTTTTCAATTTTCTAATTGTCCTTTTTAACTTTTTTAATTTATTTTTTATAAAAGAATAATTTTATTTTTTAATTTTTATTATTTTTAGAAATAATATTTTTAAATCATGAAATTAATTTACTCTATATTTTTTTTAATTTAAATGGTTTCATTGAGAATATGGTAATATTAGTTTAAAAACAGTTTTTAAATAGATTTTAAATTGTTGTGGTTTTTTTATTTTTTAATGATTAGCATCTGCTTATATAAAATAATTCATTGTTAAAAACAGATTTTAAATTATTTTTAAGGTTTATAGTTTTTTTATCGATTTTTTAATGGTTAGATTGTGGTTGTATGAAAGAATTCATTGTTAAAAATAGTTTTTTAAGGTTTATGGCTTTCATTTACTTAGGATGGATTAGGTCTTTAGAATCATTATAGAAGTAGTCTTCATTTATTGTTTTAAAAATAGGCATGTTTTATTTGAAAACATGTTAAAATAAAGATATGGAGATTAAAGAAGTTTGGAAGCTAGAAAGCTCCTCCACCTCCACCACCAGATCCCCCTCCAATATCCCCAATATCGTAGGTATTAATGGTGTTTATTCCGGTTGTTATTGCAGATTCTAATGCATTCATTCCACCAAAGTAACTAAACATGAATACATCATTGTTGTAATAATAGCTGTCTGTGATGTTATTGTATGCAATGCTGTTCATTGCTTTTTCAACAGTTTTAGCAACTCCAAGTGCAGTTGCATATATTAAATATTTGTTCCATATTTCAATGGACTCTGGAGGATATTCTTTTATTAATGAGTAGTCATTAAGATATTTCTTAAAGTTTAACCATTTCATTTCAAATTCCTTTCCTTCATTACTCCATCTTCCACCAAATGTTGAGGGTAATAGTAGTCCAATAATACCTGATGCTATTAATGCGATTGAACCTACAAATCCTATAGACTCTAGTTCCACATTTGTTCCAAACAAGAAGTATCCTAATATGATACCGGTTACTAAGATGATTAGGGATAAAATCATTATATAGACTGATCCGGTATCATCAAAGTATTCCCTTTTTATGCTTTCAGGTATATTTCTAGAGATAAAACTGGTTTTCCAGGCTCTGTATACGTTATTGAATCTTTCTGCATTTTCCTCGTTTTTCAAATCATTTTCCATCATTTTAAAGTCGATTACACCATTATACATAAAACCTTTAAGGATGTTTATCGCATGTTTCTGGTAGAATTCTAAATTGGATTGGTCTTTGTCCGTAACTTCTAATCTAATATTGTTACTTTTATTTTCTGTTATATTGTCCCTATTTACAATTTTTAGATAACCGTCATTTATTAGTTCCATTATGCAGGCTTTAAATCCATTGTCATTTAAATCTCCCACATTTTTAAATCTGTCTGGTATCATTGCATTGATAAATGTTGGACTGTCATCTGTAGGAGGTTCCCTTTCATAGATTCCATTATACTCTATTTTAGGTTCCCTACCATATTTTAGGTATATTCCTACAACAGATACAATGTATATGAATTCTAGGATTATGGTAGAAACGCATCCCATATTTGCGATATCGTATTTTGTATTATACTCGGACTGTATCTTTTTAATCTCATCAAGACCATTCTTATTGATTATGTTTCCGTCTGTAGGGTTTGGATTAAATTCACTTCTTGGAATTGCTGCTCTAAGTTCAATGTATTCATCACTTTCCCTATAGTCTGTATGTAATTGTAAGGTGTTTTGGGTCCATTTGCTTGTTCCATCAAAGTTTTTCGGATTGATCCAGTATTCAACTCCATTTCTTGAGGGAACGTTTAGGCATGCTGTAAAATTACTAATGCCCTGGTCCCATTCACCTCCCCAGACCTTATATTGGACTTCGCCAACATCATTATATATTTTAACGGTGTTTTTCATTGTGTAGTTATAGGTCACATTCACCTCACAGTCTGAGATTGCCTGTGTTTTTGCGGGATCCTTATATAGGTTGACGGTAAACTCTTTATAGTTATCTTCATTAGATACAGAAACACTGTTATAGGCTCCATCTGTCGTGACGCTATAATTTGTTAGACCTTCTCCATCTTTAACGGGTATTTCACGATTAACTCCATGAAATGTTCCTTTAAAATCATAGGTATATGTTTCTAAAACCTGCAGGTTACCGTTAGAGTCTACAGTCAGATTAACGATTCCCCGTGTAATGTCGTAGGATCTATCATCATCTGCTGTGATGGTAGGAATCAAAGCTAAAGCAATAGTTAAAATAATCAGTATTCCAACTATCTTCTTATCCATAATATCTCACCTTTTGGATTAAAATCAGTAATTATTCTCTTTTAAAAATAGTAAAAAAAATAAAAATAAGAGTTTTGTTTAGAATTCAACTTTTGGTACCTGTTCTGAGCCGGGTGCTCCTTTAAAGAAATCCGCTTCTTTAAAGTTGAATATATTCGCAAATATGTTACTTGGGAATGTTTCACATTTATTGTTATACATTAATACAGTATCATTATAGAACTGTCTTGCATATGCGATCTTGTCCTCCGTATCTTTAAGTTGGTTCTGTAAATTAATGAAATTCTCATTGGCCTTTAAATCAGGATAGTTTTCTGATACGGCAAATAAAGTTCTTAATGTATCGGTTAACATATTGTTTGCTTCTGCAACCTCTTCCACTCCTTGAGCATGTAAAAGACCAGATCTTGCAGCGGTCACCTTTTCAAATACTTCCTTTTCATGACTTGCATAACCTTTTACAGTTTCTACAAGGTTTGGAATTAAGTCAGCACGCCTGTTAAGTTGGACCTCGATTTGCGCCCAGCTATTTTTCACTTTGTTTCTTGCATTAACAAGACCATTGTAGATTAGAATTATTCCAATAATCAGGATTACAACTATAACAAGAATAATAATCATAAGAATATCCATAATATTATCCTCCATACTATTATTTATTTTTAAGTATTTCATAATTTATTTAATTTTTGTTTAACTTTTTTAAAAATCACAATGCTTAATTGTTAAAAGCAGATCCTCCAATAATCAATATATTAAATATATAATATTGTCTGCATAAATAAAACTTAGTTGTTAAAAACAGGTTTTTCAGTATTCAATATTTAAAATGTATAATATTGTTTGTATAAATAAGGCTTAATTGTTTAAAACAGGTTTTCAGTATTTAAAATATAATATTATAAAAAATAATAAAATAACTTAGGTTAAAGTTTATTTCTCATATCAAAGATTCTATTGGCTACTGGCAGTACAACATATTTGCCGATACCGTTTATAATGTTAAATCCAGGATATTCAAACTCGGATTTGACCTTTTTAAGTTCCTCCGGAATGTTAAGATGTTGGGTACATAACCTTACACATTTATTACATTGACTACATTTTCCAGCATTCTGGGAATTGCCGTCAAGCGCACCGCCTAACTGTGTGAGATATTGTGTTCTTGCTTTAAGATCTTTTTTATTGAATAGGAATTTTTCATTATATAGATCGAAACATTTGGGGATGTTTACTCCTTCTGGACAAGGCATGCAGTAACCACAGGTTGCACAGTTGATTTTAAGGGATTTCTTCATCATGTTTCTTGCATGCTTAATTGTTTTAAGCTCCTCATCACTTAACGAATTAGGTTTCACTTCCTTTGCAATCCTTATGTTTTCCCTTAACTGTTCTATATCTGTCATTCCGGATAGAACGCATGTAATCTCCGGATGGTTTAATACCCAGGATAAAGCCCATTCCGCATTGGTTTTTTTAGGGTTGACTTTTCTGAATTCCTCTTCAACTTTCTCCGGCATATCTCCTGCAAGGATCCCTCCTTTTAAAGGTTCCATTACAAATATTCCCATCTTTTTAGAGTGTGCATATTCAATGCAATCCATATCCATCTGAATGCCAGCATCATAATA
It contains:
- a CDS encoding glycosyltransferase family 2 protein — translated: MSYKISIIVPVYNGDKTLENALDSIINQTIGVKNLQVIIVDDKSTDNSRIIIDEYCQRYESFEAIYLKRNIGGAYGPKNIGLKHVKAPYIMFLDSDDSFERDACRILYNKITHSNAQIVYGRYKRIYTDVNLMTKENRADNYISPNLELVQKSHSAFKDSLSEYNDDILDNITLTGIMGSLWRNIFGRIFYGRTIKNPETEDGVFDEIYIKRLEDNIDILKSLPSFWTKIYDADLILSNNIRFPEVISAEDLNFIMEAYFKADGIIFLNNTFIYNYYMRDSDDDKSITKDISYRLVYDSLLGYAKCSNLCNKHGFENTEIILNPFLLNWISLYKRADLDNSQKIKLLREFEIFRSHYNCKWKGNLLCSIIIKMINRSIQKKRRYNKRGNKRKSERYKRYEIDYEN
- a CDS encoding uroporphyrinogen-III synthase, producing MSNKKIVALTRPISRSKEAKKLVESYGGEALIVPTLELELLNSPSLKKFMEEIDDLDWLIFTSVSSLDSIYKYYPDFNEKLNDNCKTAVIGHKTAEVAEKYGLRVDLIPKDYTAEGLLESFNDIDIKGLKIGIPRTYSARKVLPEELKNRGANVILAESYRSTIPHDKSKIKGLINKILNKEIDAITFTSPLTVRNLFKVAEDNIKDQLSKSLSENIITVSIGPITAQALDEFNVKYIYPERYTVKDMIDLLFDKFNNKEN
- a CDS encoding TrpB-like pyridoxal phosphate-dependent enzyme gives rise to the protein MDYKIDLPSDEVAKNWYNINADLPVELPSPKNSEGKDQIGTLPDIFVGECLNQEFSKERYIKIPKEVRELYQRLGRPTPLTRAVGLERKLNTPAKIYYKREDTSPTGSHKLNSAIAQAYFAKKEGIEKLTTETGAGQWGTALSLAASLMGLEANVYMVRVSYDQKPFRKTIMRMYDGNVFASPSSRTEVGRKILDEMPDTPGSLGIAISEAVEEALADDKTKYTLGSVLNHVVLHQTVIGQEIEKQLEIAEEEPDVMIGCVGGGSNFGGAMFPFLREKIKGNTDCEFLAVEPSACPTLTEGRYDYDFGDNVGFTPLLKMYTLGHDFIAPAVHAGGLRYHGMNSQVSLLTHEGYITPVTAHQTDVFAAGKLFAKCEGVIPAPETDHAVKVAIDEAKKCKKTGEERTIVVNFSGHGLMDFKGYESYLDGTMKNS
- a CDS encoding DUF2207 domain-containing protein, encoding MDKKIVGILIILTIALALIPTITADDDRSYDITRGIVNLTVDSNGNLQVLETYTYDFKGTFHGVNREIPVKDGEGLTNYSVTTDGAYNSVSVSNEDNYKEFTVNLYKDPAKTQAISDCEVNVTYNYTMKNTVKIYNDVGEVQYKVWGGEWDQGISNFTACLNVPSRNGVEYWINPKNFDGTSKWTQNTLQLHTDYRESDEYIELRAAIPRSEFNPNPTDGNIINKNGLDEIKKIQSEYNTKYDIANMGCVSTIILEFIYIVSVVGIYLKYGREPKIEYNGIYEREPPTDDSPTFINAMIPDRFKNVGDLNDNGFKACIMELINDGYLKIVNRDNITENKSNNIRLEVTDKDQSNLEFYQKHAINILKGFMYNGVIDFKMMENDLKNEENAERFNNVYRAWKTSFISRNIPESIKREYFDDTGSVYIMILSLIILVTGIILGYFLFGTNVELESIGFVGSIALIASGIIGLLLPSTFGGRWSNEGKEFEMKWLNFKKYLNDYSLIKEYPPESIEIWNKYLIYATALGVAKTVEKAMNSIAYNNITDSYYYNNDVFMFSYFGGMNALESAITTGINTINTYDIGDIGGGSGGGGGGAF
- a CDS encoding LemA family protein; translation: MDILMIIILVIVVILIIGIILIYNGLVNARNKVKNSWAQIEVQLNRRADLIPNLVETVKGYASHEKEVFEKVTAARSGLLHAQGVEEVAEANNMLTDTLRTLFAVSENYPDLKANENFINLQNQLKDTEDKIAYARQFYNDTVLMYNNKCETFPSNIFANIFNFKEADFFKGAPGSEQVPKVEF
- a CDS encoding aldo/keto reductase, whose amino-acid sequence is MENRVIEKNGDSISPLGFGAMRLSLNGREYGESRRLLRIGINNGINFIDTAYVYSNGNNEKLIADALKDGYREKVKISTKIPAFNIKRREEMEPYLNKQLKTLGMDYIDYYFLHNVNLKIMERLSDIEVFEFLDKAKKEGKIRNAGFSYHGEIKDFKKVVDMYDWDMCLIQFNYYDAGIQMDMDCIEYAHSKKMGIFVMEPLKGGILAGDMPEKVEEEFRKVNPKKTNAEWALSWVLNHPEITCVLSGMTDIEQLRENIRIAKEVKPNSLSDEELKTIKHARNMMKKSLKINCATCGYCMPCPEGVNIPKCFDLYNEKFLFNKKDLKARTQYLTQLGGALDGNSQNAGKCSQCNKCVRLCTQHLNIPEELKKVKSEFEYPGFNIINGIGKYVVLPVANRIFDMRNKL